The following proteins are co-located in the Trueperaceae bacterium genome:
- a CDS encoding DNA repair protein RecO C-terminal domain-containing protein — protein MAGSRYRVRDGIVVRRAPLPSGDVVVTLLSEDGKWRAVARKGRLLGGNPGRLSLFHDVRVQTYQRRDDDLAVVTQVTLRGALARLADPGVYPYAHLLAELADRLSVDVHHGEPLHAWVASGLRGLDVDEDPERVALVHAWMLLRVAGLAPEVEGAVGDGGAGARLDVAAGRLATDGEGVALAPDVAAGLARLVADRPRATLREALPDRPAQWRALGRYVAWHVDRVKSLEAIAGPPSGPAGDPGPRGVAP, from the coding sequence ATGGCCGGATCCCGCTACCGCGTGCGCGACGGCATCGTCGTCCGGCGCGCCCCCCTCCCGTCCGGCGACGTCGTCGTCACCCTCCTCTCCGAGGACGGCAAGTGGCGGGCGGTGGCCCGCAAGGGACGGCTGTTGGGGGGGAACCCGGGCCGGCTGTCGCTCTTTCACGACGTGCGCGTCCAGACGTACCAACGCAGGGACGACGACCTCGCGGTCGTCACGCAGGTCACCCTCCGCGGGGCGCTCGCCCGCCTCGCCGACCCCGGCGTCTACCCGTACGCGCACCTGCTCGCCGAGCTCGCCGACCGCCTGAGCGTCGACGTGCACCACGGCGAACCGCTGCACGCGTGGGTCGCGAGCGGCCTCCGCGGCCTCGACGTCGACGAGGATCCGGAGCGCGTGGCGTTGGTGCACGCCTGGATGCTGCTGCGCGTCGCGGGCCTCGCCCCCGAGGTCGAGGGGGCCGTCGGCGACGGCGGGGCGGGCGCCCGCCTGGACGTCGCCGCCGGTCGACTGGCGACCGACGGCGAGGGCGTCGCCCTCGCCCCCGACGTCGCGGCCGGCCTCGCGCGCCTCGTGGCCGACCGCCCGCGCGCGACGCTGCGCGAGGCGTTGCCCGACCGGCCGGCGCAGTGGCGCGCCCTCGGGCGGTACGTCGCGTGGCACGTCGATCGGGTGAAGAGCCTCGAGGCGATCGCCGGCCCGCCGTCCGGCCCGGCGGGCGACCCCGGACCGCGGGGGGTGGCCCCCTGA
- a CDS encoding glycerol-3-phosphate acyltransferase produces MAGASLDLLGMLAAVFFAGYQLGGLPFGAWMARLGGRDVFAIGSRSMGTMNVARNVSVKLGVATFLLDAGKGAAASGVGVALAGLLAPDAGLTFGLVAGVGAVVGHAWSSYVGFRGGKALAPAFGLTLPILPSVGVTALFVLVAAIALTRRVTLATVATLAAFPVITGVVLSVRGWPTDDVVRAALASAVIAAVSVRKHLAHPR; encoded by the coding sequence ATGGCGGGCGCGTCGTTGGACCTCCTCGGGATGCTCGCGGCGGTCTTCTTCGCCGGCTACCAACTGGGCGGCCTCCCGTTCGGGGCGTGGATGGCGCGGCTCGGGGGGCGCGACGTGTTCGCAATCGGTTCGCGCAGCATGGGCACGATGAACGTCGCGCGGAACGTGAGCGTGAAGCTGGGCGTCGCGACGTTCCTGTTGGACGCCGGCAAGGGCGCCGCCGCCAGCGGCGTGGGGGTCGCCCTCGCCGGCCTCCTGGCCCCCGATGCGGGCCTGACGTTCGGGCTCGTCGCCGGCGTCGGGGCGGTCGTGGGGCACGCCTGGTCGTCGTACGTCGGCTTTCGTGGCGGCAAGGCGCTCGCGCCGGCGTTCGGCCTGACCCTCCCGATCCTTCCGTCGGTCGGCGTCACGGCGCTGTTCGTTCTCGTGGCCGCCATCGCCCTCACCCGCCGCGTGACGCTCGCGACCGTCGCGACGCTGGCGGCGTTCCCGGTCATCACGGGCGTCGTCCTGAGCGTCCGCGGGTGGCCGACCGACGACGTCGTGCGCGCCGCGCTCGCCTCCGCCGTGATCGCGGCGGTGTCGGTCCGCAAGCACCTC